The genomic DNA AGTGATATAACAGTCCAATACGCCAAATAAAGCGTAAATATATCCGCTTAAAAAAGGACCAATCATGCGAGCGATATTTTGGGTAAAGCTTTCGAGCATCATCGCTTCAACCGTGCGCTGCTTGCTTACCAGATCGGGTACCAGGGCGCGACGAGCAGTCCAGTTAAGAGACCACGAGGTGCCAAATAACACCGCGCCAATCGCGAGATGCCAGACTGCCAGTTGGTTGGTCCAGAGCAGCAGGATAATGGCTGCGAGAACCAGTACGCTGAGCCATTGCGAGAAAATCACGATGCGAACGCGCCCAACGCTATTGATCAATGGCCCGGCGATAAAACCGATGAGCAACAGGGGAATAGATCGGTAAAAGCCAATCAGTGCGACGTCAAACGCAGAGTGGGTAATCTCAAAAACGAGCCATCCCACGACAATCATTTCCATCCACATGGCCTGCCACCAGAGCATATTGCTCAAGATCAGGTAGCGAAAACCGCGGTTGCCCAGGGGAGCAAGGGATCCTCGAAAGGAGATGACAAATTTTCCCGTTCTTCTAATGCGCATAGTCGAGTTTCAAATCCAATCTTCATAGCGCGGAGAATGTCGTCTACCGCTATAGCCTCTGCTCTTTTACCTTCCAATCTCAAAATCGCGCGCCACTGCCCTTGCCATCGTCACGAGCACATCGTCGTCAATGCGCTCGCGATAATTGGGATTAATATATTGAAATTGGATCTTGCGATTGGGTGCAATCACAAAGACCGATGGTACGGGCAAAGAGCGCTTTCTATTATTCATAAAAGCAACGCCATAAGCCTTTGCTGCCTCAAATTCCACATCCGATAATAACGCAAAATCGAGACCCACGCGATCGCGCACCTCAGCCAATTTTTCAGGCGGATCGGGCGCAATAGCAATAATTTCAAAACCCAAACCATCCAACTGTGACTTCAGTTCTTGCAGTTGTCCCAACTGCCGTCGGCAATGCGGTCACCAGTATCCCCGATAAAAAATCAAAATCGTCGGTTTTTTGTGCGCGCCCAGATCAAAATCCCGTCCATTCGCATCGGCGAGCCTCAGCGCGGGAACTTCATCGCCAACCATCAGGGGACGCACTTTATTGGGCGCATCGGGCAATTGCGCGTGCCCCCATCCAAAAGTACCAAATACTATCAGCAATGCGACCCAGATTATTTTCTTCATAAAAATCTCCTCTATATCAACATACGCGGTCAGTTCATCTACCCCTTCTCCGTGGTCTTGAAACTGCTGGTGAGGCGTCGCAGTTGTACACCGTCCGTGCCTTTGTGTAACTCCTTTCACTTATCTGAGAAAAGTAGTAATTGATCAACCTCTGGCTCTCCCAATGATAGAATCTTCCTGATCTTTCCCGGCTGCGCCCAGTTGCTTTTCCCCTCTCCGTTGAGTTGTCTCAACAAAGCGGGAATACCCGGATGTTGAAGTGCAGAACAAATTCGTCTGGCATCGGCCTCATTCCAACAGGGAATAAACGCTTGCAGGGCCTGGTTTGCTTGCCACACTTGCCCCTTCTCACTGCTCAAGATGATGGGATGAAAATCGCTCTTACCATAAGCCTCCCATATAACCTTATAGGGCGCAAAAGAATATGGGCCAACGCCGAGCAACGACCACCAGGCGCCTTTGGCAATAGCAGATCGGATTAAAGTGCCTTTCCGACTCTCCAGTTTTTCTTTAACCTCAATGAGATATTGTCTCAGTTCGGCATATTGCTCAATGCTGGCCCACGAAAGTGGTCGTCCTGTATTTATATCATACGGAAGCAAAACCCATTTATGTGGAGCCACGTCTCCATTCTTCCAGATCTCCTTTGTCGCAAGCGGAAAGAGAAATTCCCCGGGCAGATGCGTTGGCTTTTCCTCGAACATGAAAATCGCATTCGCGCCGCAAGTATTCACGCCCTGGCGCGGTTTCTGATCAGAAGACAATTCGACTTTGATGGCGCCGAGATCAGTAGTATCTCCGCGCTGAAGAACGCGCCACTGATCATCAGGGACCTTTAGGGGAACCGCACGGTGTTCAATCCACTCCCCTCCCCGCTCTCTGAAATACCTGACAGGGAATTTATGCGGCACATCCATGCGAAACCTGGCGCAGCAATAGGATGTGCCTATCCCCTCAAACACTTTCGTCGATGAAAATTCACAGACCTCATCTACCGCAAATCTCCGATCATTGGCAACATAGTCCCTGAACCCTTTGTGGGCATCACCGCCCGAGAAAAGAGAAAGTGGGAGATAGAAACATCCTATCCCATTCTTGCGCAGCAACTTGCCCAGTACGACTTTCAACACCAGTGCCGCTATATCGGTGCGAGAGGAACCGAGAAGAACCTGTTTTTTATCGGGGACCAGACCTTCTGCTAAAAAATAAGGTTTGAGTCTCTCCTTATATGAATCGGATAAATCCGTGAAATTTGCCCACGGCGGGTTGCCAAATAAGATATCGTAATCGGTATTCGGGGGATCTGTAATCACATCTAAAGCGAGAAGCTGAGACGGAGGAAAATCAATCGCGAATTTCTGACGCGCTTTAAGTTGAAATGCCTGAAGATGCGATGGACGTACCTCGATCAAAGTCAGCCGCGAAAGAAGCTCTGGCGACACCGGAACACCTCTCGATCGGGCGAGACGGAACAGAGCGAGCGCGAAAGCGCCCTGTCCCGCAGTTGGGTCACAAATAGAAGCCCCATCAATCCACGAATCGAAAATCCCCCACCGCTCGATAAGCCATTCTGCCCATTTAATCGGAGTAAAAACCTGTCCGACTTCAACGGCGTGAGAATGTAAAATATTTGTAGCCATTGTTCCTAAACTCTTCTAGTGATGCGATTCTGTTCATGGCATCACGACTTACCCTCTGGTAATGCCGAATCGCAAGATCAATAAATAACTCATAAAATTCCGTGATATCCCGATCCCAAGTGATTTCATCCCAAACCTGATTGACTGTGTAGTTGAGACGGACCTGACCAGTACCAAGATTCTCAATTCTGTAGGCATCTTGAGGAAGCATACTAAAAGGTACAACACGGATGTATTCAATATCGCGCGTATTGCTTCGTTCTGACGACTTGTTGTGTCCAAACTCGGCTATCAGAAAGACTCCATTGTCATTGGCTAGAAACTTGAGAAGGTTTCCAACAGCACAGATACCTCCATCAGAATAGCGGGTCGAGTCCAAATCCTTGGTCTTAACATCGATACCAATAAGAAGGCCCGCCTCATGAAAGGCGAAATCAAAGATTGTACGTCTGCCTGGCCGATCAAGAGCAGTATAGCCAAGTTCTGAGCAGATGCACTCCCAGTTATCAGTAATCCTTTTTTCGATCATGGCACCGAAGGCTCGGGAATCTTCGCGCTCGGATATGCCCGAGTGTAATTCCTTAAAGAGATCGGATAGCTTTCCTTCAATTTGATCAGATACTGCTTTCAGATCCATTTCTACTCCTTTCACCATTATTTAAATACGCACCTGCGCGCTTGCCCAAATCCAACTCGATAATACCCGCATGATAAATACCTGTCAACTGATTTGTAAAATTGTCTCCCATTGTCCAAACTTCAGTCATATTATCCAAAATCAAGAAAATTTTTTGAGTTATGAAACGTCTATTGTAATAGAAAAAACACTTGACAAGCTTTATTCCTTGTTTCACTTTGTTGCCGACTTTCTTCTTTCTATTCCAATCATAAGCTATCTTCTTAATCTGTCCATTTACAAAAAAAGACGGCACAGAGAGACTTGTCCTTGAGTACTGTGTTGTCGGGAGTGATTTAGATAGAGACGGAATATCTGTCGCCCAGAGCTCGTTACGTCTGAACGGAGGAACCATCACGGCGGTTTCCGGTGGTGGCGATGCAAATCTCGACCATGCCGGTTTGCTCAACGATCCAAATCACAAAGTAAACGGATGTCTCTGAGGTAGGACGGGGGCAAATACCAATGGCGGTGCCTCCTGCGTGAACGTGAAGTAGATACAAATGCTCATCTCACGTTCAGTTTAGATAGAAAAAAGACGGCACTGGGAATTTCTCAGTGCCGCTTTTTCATTTTTTCTATATTTTTTCTTTTAGTTTAACAAAGGGAATTATATACTAAACGGCCGGCAAGGCTGTTCGTATATTTCCTGCTTCATCGTGTTTTGCCACCATACTGGCTGGTCTTACATTCACTCCACAGGCGTTCACTTGGCTTCCGGATGAAGACAAGTCAATTTCGGTCATACCAACCGTATTCTTCTGAATGTTTCTTGCCGCATTCACATCGCGGTCATGGTGGGTGCCACATACGGGACACGCCCATTCTCGGACATGCAATGGGAGGTTGTCGAGTTCGTGACCACACACTGAACAGGTCTTACTACTCGGATAGTATGCATTGAGTTTCCTTACTCTTCGTCCATACCACATGCCTTTGTATTTCAACAGGCGCACAAACTCCGACCATGACACATCACCGATCATGCGGGCAAGTCGTCGGTTCTTCATCATATTTCTTACACGTAATGTCTCTACACCGATAGCTTGGTTCTCGCGTATCAGCCGCGTTGACAACTTATGCAAAAAATATCTCCGACTATCTGCAATCTTTGCATATATCCGTGCTACTTCTCGTCGCGCTTTTTCCCTGTTTTTCGATCCCTTCTTCCTACGGGACAACGCACGTTGCGCTCTACGTAGTTGCTTAAAGTGTTTATCAAAAAAGCGTGGGTTATCTACCTTCTCACCGTTGCTCAATACCGTATGATGAGTTAATCCTAAATCTATACCGGTTTTAGTATCAATGGGATCCAGTTGCTTAATCGGCTCTATGACGCCAATACTCACAAAATACCTTCCCAGACTGTCTTTCGTTACTGTCATATTACGTAATTCACAGGCTTCAGATAATCTCTTATGAAATCGTACCTTTATATCCCCATCTATCTTTTGTAACTTCACACCGCGTTCCGTCACCTTACACCGCGTCCGATCATAACGGATACTCTGCTTATTACTCTTACTCTTAAAACGAGGCTTTCCACTTTGTTTCTTAAAAAACCGCTCGTAACTATTCTTCAAAATACGTAACGATTCTTGTAACGCTCCCGCAGATACCTCATTCAACCATCCCTTATCCGGCTCTTTTTTTATCGCTGTCAATTCTTTCATCAATTCCCCGTGACTCACACTACGTCCCACTTCTTTATATGATTTTTCTTTCTGCTCCAAACCGTGATTATACACATACCGCACGCACCCAAAAGTTTTATTTAACATGTGTTTTTGATATTTATTCGGATACAAACGATACTTATATCCTCGCTGTACGTGCATGACGCTCATTGCTTTACTCCAAAATACAATTCAAGATGCAATTATACTATAAATATAAATAATTTCAATGATTTATGCAAGTATTATTGTCTTTAAAATTCACCTCACTTCGCTAAATCTCGGCTGTTTTGTATATAAGTCCCTTAACAAAATATCAAGGGAAAAGGAGATATTGGAATGCAGCAGGAATTCATGGGGAGAGCCATAGAACTCTCCCAGATTCATATGAGAGCGGGAGAAGGCGGCCCATTCGGTGCGGTTATCGTCAAGGATGGAAGAATTATTTCGGAGGGATATAATGAGGTGATCTCCAGCAAAGACCCCACAGCCCATGCGGAGATCATGGCCATCAGAAAAGCGGCATTCAAGCTCGACACCTTCCACCTCGCGGGATGCGAAATCTACACCAGTTGCGAACCCTGCCCCATGTGTCTCGCCGCCATCTACTGGGCCAGAATCGAGAAAATTTATTTTGCCAATACCGCTGAAGACGCCAGAAATATCGGCTTCGACGACCAATTCTTTTATCAGGAATTGCAACTGCCGCGAGCCAAACGCCAAATCCCCTCCCATCAATTGCTGCGCGATCAGGCATTAGCGGTCTTCAAGGAGTGGCAGGAAAAGATAGACCGCATTGAGTACTAAAGTGACCCGACCACAAACCGGATCGCGAATAGCACCGCCACCGTAACTACTGCCAAATTCAGCTCATGGCGGCGCCTGCCCAACACCTTAATGAGAGCATAGAAGATGAATCCAAGACCGATCCCTGTGGCAATCGAATAGGTGAAAGGCATCGCGATTGCAGTCACGATGGCGGGGACGCACTCAGTCAGATCTTCCCATTCTATGTGTCGGAGAGCACGCGCCATGACACACCCTACGAACACGATCGCTGGGGCAGTCGCGTAAACCGGAATCGCAGTCGCCACTGGTGCGAACACAAGCGCGACCAGGAAAAGCCCCGCCACGACCAGAGCCGTAAGCCCAGTCCGCCCACCTGCCCGCACCCCTGCCGCACTCTCGATACTTGACGTCGTGGTTGACGTGCCCAGGAGTGCGCCAACTATAGTGGCGGAGCTATCCGCTACAAGGGCACGGCGCAGCCCTGTAACCCGACCAGCGCTATCGGTCAATCCTCCCTCGTTGAGTACTGCAACCAGCGTGCCGCTGGTGTCAAATAGATCCACCATCAGGAATGCGAATACGATTGAGATCAAGCCTATCTCGAATGCCCCGACAATGTCCAGTTGCAACGCTGTTGGAGTCAGCGAAGGTGGTAGCGCTACCACGGATTCCGGTGCTGGCGACAGCCCCCCTATCCAACCCACCAATGCCACAACCAGAATGCAGATCAGCACAGAGCCAGGCACCTTCCGGTGCTCGAGCGCCACGATTCCAATAAATCCGAGACCCGCCAGCACCACTGTCCACTGAGCCAGATCGCCCAACGTGACCAGCGTGGCTTCGCTGGCTACCACAATCCCTGCGTTGCGCAATCCAATAATGACAAGGAAGTATCCGATACCCGCTGCGATAGCCATCTTCTGTGAGCGAGGAATGCTGTTGACGACCCACTCCCGCACTGGAAGCACGGACAGGATGAGCATCAGGCATCCAGAACAGAACACCGCTCCGAGCGCGACCTGCCAGGACAATCCCAGTGTGCCCACCGCGACCGCAGCGAAATAGGCGTTCAGACCCATCCCCGGGACCAGTGCAATGGGATAGTTGGCGTAAAGTCCCATGACCGCAGACCCGAACGCCGCGGCGAGACAAGTGGCTACCAGCACCGCGCCAGTGTCCATTCCCGCGCCTTCCAGCACCAGCGGATTCACGAAGATGATATACGATAGGGTCAAAAATGTGGTGCAACCAGCCAGAACTTCCTGCCGCACGCTTGAGTTCCGCTCTTCCAACTGAAAAAAGCTCATTATTCCGTGTTCCTCTCTGCATTGTGGATTCTCAGATAGAACGGATGTCTCTGAGGCTGGATAGAGTATATCTGCGCCAGGCCGTTGCATCAGGGGACAGTGAAAAATATGGACAGGATACAGGTATCCGTGGTATTATTCTCACTGCCGTCAGTTTAGTGGGTTACGCAACGCTCAGCCATTTAAGCAGAGCCATAGAACTCTCCCGGATTCATATGAAGGCGGGAGAAGGCGGTCCATTCGGTAACACCGCTCAATTGTCAATTGCTTGTTGTGCTGCTTCCAGGAAAGTCGCATAGCTTCGTGTACCGCGAAACTTTCGGACAATCACACCTTTGGCATCAATAAAAATGGAGGTGGGAATGGCTGCAACCTCGTAATCCTCGGCAACAGCTCCGTCTGAATCGAGAACAAAAGTCCAGGTGTATCTGCGATATCGGAGAAAATTCTGCACAGTAGAAAACGATTCTCTAATATCAATACCAACGATCAGGATCTGATCCCCCATAGCCTGTTGTAACTTTTCCATGTCGGGCATTTCGACACGACAAGGCCCACACCATGTTGCCCAAAAGTTAAGGAAAACGGGCTTGCCGCGTTGTTCAGAAAGTTTGAAAGGCTCACCAGTGATAGTTTTAAGGGTAAAGTCGGGTGCTCTTTGCCCCATTTGAATACCAATAGGAACGGATGTAACTGTTGTTTCTTGACTGGGAGATGGGACTGTTTGGCTCTCAGAAGACAGGTCGGGAGATCTGGTCGGTTTCTGGTTCTTCCCACATTCGACGACAAAAAACGCCAGCACAAGGATTAAACCGATGGATAGATATTTCATGACGT from Gemmatimonadota bacterium includes the following:
- a CDS encoding RNA-guided endonuclease TnpB family protein is translated as MSVMHVQRGYKYRLYPNKYQKHMLNKTFGCVRYVYNHGLEQKEKSYKEVGRSVSHGELMKELTAIKKEPDKGWLNEVSAGALQESLRILKNSYERFFKKQSGKPRFKSKSNKQSIRYDRTRCKVTERGVKLQKIDGDIKVRFHKRLSEACELRNMTVTKDSLGRYFVSIGVIEPIKQLDPIDTKTGIDLGLTHHTVLSNGEKVDNPRFFDKHFKQLRRAQRALSRRKKGSKNREKARREVARIYAKIADSRRYFLHKLSTRLIRENQAIGVETLRVRNMMKNRRLARMIGDVSWSEFVRLLKYKGMWYGRRVRKLNAYYPSSKTCSVCGHELDNLPLHVREWACPVCGTHHDRDVNAARNIQKNTVGMTEIDLSSSGSQVNACGVNVRPASMVAKHDEAGNIRTALPAV
- a CDS encoding nucleoside deaminase, whose protein sequence is MQQEFMGRAIELSQIHMRAGEGGPFGAVIVKDGRIISEGYNEVISSKDPTAHAEIMAIRKAAFKLDTFHLAGCEIYTSCEPCPMCLAAIYWARIEKIYFANTAEDARNIGFDDQFFYQELQLPRAKRQIPSHQLLRDQALAVFKEWQEKIDRIEY
- a CDS encoding NCS2 family permease, whose protein sequence is MSFFQLEERNSSVRQEVLAGCTTFLTLSYIIFVNPLVLEGAGMDTGAVLVATCLAAAFGSAVMGLYANYPIALVPGMGLNAYFAAVAVGTLGLSWQVALGAVFCSGCLMLILSVLPVREWVVNSIPRSQKMAIAAGIGYFLVIIGLRNAGIVVASEATLVTLGDLAQWTVVLAGLGFIGIVALEHRKVPGSVLICILVVALVGWIGGLSPAPESVVALPPSLTPTALQLDIVGAFEIGLISIVFAFLMVDLFDTSGTLVAVLNEGGLTDSAGRVTGLRRALVADSSATIVGALLGTSTTTSSIESAAGVRAGGRTGLTALVVAGLFLVALVFAPVATAIPVYATAPAIVFVGCVMARALRHIEWEDLTECVPAIVTAIAMPFTYSIATGIGLGFIFYALIKVLGRRRHELNLAVVTVAVLFAIRFVVGSL
- a CDS encoding TlpA disulfide reductase family protein, encoding MKYLSIGLILVLAFFVVECGKNQKPTRSPDLSSESQTVPSPSQETTVTSVPIGIQMGQRAPDFTLKTITGEPFKLSEQRGKPVFLNFWATWCGPCRVEMPDMEKLQQAMGDQILIVGIDIRESFSTVQNFLRYRRYTWTFVLDSDGAVAEDYEVAAIPTSIFIDAKGVIVRKFRGTRSYATFLEAAQQAIDN